Proteins found in one Sphingobium sp. V4 genomic segment:
- a CDS encoding alpha-ketoacid dehydrogenase subunit beta, translated as MTMIQAINSALDVMMERDPDVVVMGEDVGYFGGVFRATAGLQQKYGKNRVFDTPITECGIIGVAVGMGAYGLRPVPEIQFADYIYPALDQLVSEAARLRYRSAGEFIAPMTVRSPFGGGIFGGQTHSQSPEGIFTHVSGVKTVIPSTPYDAKGLLIAAIEDNDPTIFFEPKRIYNGPFDGHYDTPAKSWAGHPDAQVPAGYYRVPLGQARIARAGEALTILCYGTMVHVVENSVTSLGVDAEIIDLRTLVPLDIGAIEASVKKTGRCLIVHEATRTSGFGAELLSLVQERCFYHLEAPIERVTGFDTPYPHSLEWAYFPGPVRIREAINKILRD; from the coding sequence ATGACCATGATCCAGGCGATCAACAGCGCGCTGGACGTGATGATGGAGCGCGATCCCGACGTGGTCGTGATGGGCGAGGATGTGGGCTATTTCGGAGGCGTGTTCCGCGCGACCGCGGGCCTCCAGCAGAAATATGGCAAGAACCGGGTGTTCGACACGCCGATCACCGAATGCGGGATCATCGGCGTGGCGGTGGGCATGGGCGCCTACGGGCTGCGGCCGGTGCCGGAAATCCAGTTCGCCGACTATATCTATCCCGCGCTCGACCAGCTGGTGAGCGAGGCGGCGCGGCTGCGCTATCGGTCGGCGGGCGAGTTCATCGCGCCGATGACGGTGCGGTCCCCCTTCGGCGGCGGCATCTTCGGCGGGCAGACCCACAGCCAGTCGCCCGAGGGCATCTTCACCCATGTGTCGGGGGTCAAGACGGTGATCCCGTCCACGCCCTATGACGCCAAGGGGCTGTTGATCGCGGCTATCGAGGATAATGACCCAACCATCTTCTTCGAGCCGAAGCGCATCTATAACGGCCCGTTCGACGGCCATTATGACACGCCGGCCAAGAGCTGGGCCGGGCATCCGGACGCGCAGGTGCCGGCCGGCTATTATCGGGTGCCGCTGGGCCAGGCGCGGATCGCGCGGGCGGGCGAGGCGCTGACCATCCTCTGCTATGGCACGATGGTCCATGTAGTCGAGAATAGCGTAACCTCGCTGGGCGTGGACGCGGAGATCATCGACCTGCGCACGCTGGTGCCGCTCGACATCGGCGCGATCGAGGCGTCGGTGAAGAAGACCGGCCGCTGCCTGATCGTGCATGAAGCGACGCGGACCAGCGGTTTCGGCGCGGAACTGCTGTCGCTGGTGCAGGAGCGCTGCTTCTACCATCTGGAGGCGCCGATCGAGCGCGTCACCGGCTTCGACACGCCCTATCCGCACAGCCTGGAATGGGCCTATTTCCCCGGACCCGTTCGCATCCGCGAAGCCATCAACAAGATTTTGAGGGACTAA
- a CDS encoding 5-formyltetrahydrofolate cyclo-ligase: protein MSDETPPADKSTLRGIARDRRRAFVATLDPLAHRLAFKVLPSPLARRMADARVVALYMGLDDEAPAQRLAAQLQVMGKIVALPRVLDRLGSMDFLPWRPEDPLLPGLFRTSHPDPGDGPVTPDVIIAPLVGFDRAMNRLGQGGGYYDRAFARFADALRVGMAWSAQEMDAVPADPWDLPLHAILTEVELIEGPDL, encoded by the coding sequence ATGAGCGACGAGACGCCTCCCGCCGACAAATCGACATTGCGGGGGATCGCCCGGGACCGGCGGCGCGCCTTCGTCGCCACGCTCGATCCGCTGGCGCACCGCCTCGCGTTCAAGGTTCTCCCCTCCCCCCTCGCCCGCCGCATGGCGGACGCGCGGGTGGTGGCGCTCTACATGGGGCTGGACGACGAAGCCCCCGCGCAGAGGCTGGCCGCGCAACTCCAGGTCATGGGCAAGATCGTGGCCCTTCCGCGCGTCCTCGATCGGCTGGGCAGCATGGACTTTCTCCCCTGGCGTCCCGAAGATCCGCTGCTTCCCGGTCTGTTCCGCACCAGCCACCCCGATCCGGGCGATGGCCCGGTGACGCCCGATGTCATCATCGCGCCGCTGGTCGGCTTCGACCGCGCGATGAACCGCCTTGGCCAGGGCGGCGGCTATTATGACCGCGCCTTCGCCCGCTTCGCCGATGCGCTGCGCGTGGGCATGGCCTGGTCCGCGCAGGAAATGGACGCAGTACCCGCCGATCCGTGGGATCTCCCGCTGCACGCCATCCTGACCGAGGTCGAACTGATCGAAGGACCGGACCTGTGA
- a CDS encoding DUF2842 domain-containing protein produces MSIDPRHYHQPSWRKPVGMLAILGLIALWAVLVASLSGPIGALPVWMQTPLYVVLGIVWIWILPLRRLLAWMETGRWRRG; encoded by the coding sequence GTGAGCATCGACCCGCGCCATTATCATCAGCCCAGCTGGCGCAAGCCCGTCGGGATGCTCGCGATCCTCGGACTGATCGCGCTGTGGGCCGTCCTCGTCGCCAGCCTGTCCGGCCCGATCGGCGCGCTCCCGGTCTGGATGCAGACACCCCTCTACGTGGTCCTCGGCATCGTCTGGATCTGGATATTGCCGCTCCGGCGTCTGCTCGCCTGGATGGAAACGGGACGCTGGCGACGCGGATAG
- the gap gene encoding type I glyceraldehyde-3-phosphate dehydrogenase: protein MATKVAINGFGRIGRLVARAILSRTDHDLELVSINDLGDAKANALLFKRDSVHGNWAGDVSVDGDFLVIDGKRIAVTAERDPAKLPHAAQGVEIALECTGIFADKAKASAHLTAGAKRVVISAPATGVDKTIVFGVNHDMLTADDVVISNASCTTNCLAPLAKVLHDAIGIERGFMTTIHSYTNDQNTLDQIHKDMRRARAAALSMIPTTTGAARAVGEVLPALKGKLDGSSVRVPTPNVSVVDLKFDAKRATSVQEVNELLKAASESGPLKGVLGYSDEPLVSIDYNSDPRSSTVDSLETAVIDGTLVRVLSWYDNEWGFSNRMIDTTGVVAKFL, encoded by the coding sequence GTGGCAACGAAGGTAGCAATCAACGGTTTCGGACGCATCGGGCGCCTGGTGGCGCGCGCCATCCTCTCGCGCACCGATCATGATCTGGAACTGGTCAGCATCAACGACCTGGGCGACGCCAAGGCGAACGCCCTGCTGTTCAAGCGCGACTCGGTGCATGGCAACTGGGCGGGCGACGTGAGCGTCGATGGCGATTTCCTGGTCATCGACGGCAAGCGCATCGCCGTGACCGCCGAGCGTGACCCGGCCAAGCTGCCCCACGCGGCGCAGGGCGTGGAGATCGCCCTGGAATGCACCGGCATCTTCGCCGACAAGGCGAAGGCCAGCGCCCACCTGACCGCCGGCGCCAAGCGCGTGGTCATCTCCGCGCCCGCCACCGGCGTGGACAAGACCATCGTGTTCGGCGTCAACCACGACATGCTGACCGCCGACGACGTGGTGATCTCCAACGCGAGCTGCACCACCAATTGCCTCGCGCCGCTGGCGAAGGTGCTGCATGACGCGATCGGCATCGAACGCGGTTTCATGACCACCATCCACAGCTATACCAACGACCAGAACACGCTGGACCAGATCCACAAGGACATGCGCCGCGCCCGCGCCGCAGCCCTGTCGATGATCCCGACCACCACGGGCGCCGCCCGCGCCGTGGGTGAGGTTCTGCCCGCGCTGAAGGGCAAGCTGGACGGGTCTTCGGTCCGCGTGCCGACCCCCAACGTCTCGGTCGTCGACCTGAAGTTCGACGCCAAGCGCGCGACGAGCGTGCAGGAAGTCAACGAACTGCTGAAGGCCGCTTCGGAATCCGGGCCGCTCAAGGGCGTGCTGGGCTATTCGGACGAGCCTTTGGTGTCGATCGACTATAACAGCGATCCGCGCAGCTCGACCGTCGACAGCCTGGAAACGGCCGTGATCGACGGCACTCTGGTCCGCGTGCTGAGCTGGTACGACAATGAATGGGGCTTCTCCAACCGCATGATCGACACCACGGGTGTCGTGGCGAAGTTCCTCTAA
- a CDS encoding cell division protein ZapA codes for MAETTLHIASRQYDIGCRDGDEPHMAYLARMIEEKARLAQQSTPGLTEIRTLLFAALFLADELNDLRRELAGRQERLALEADDDAAARAVEALALRIEKLRDGLAAPAPSA; via the coding sequence ATGGCTGAAACCACGCTGCACATCGCCAGCCGCCAATATGACATAGGTTGCCGCGACGGGGACGAGCCGCACATGGCCTATCTGGCGCGGATGATCGAGGAAAAGGCGCGCCTTGCCCAGCAATCGACGCCGGGCCTTACCGAAATCCGCACCCTGCTCTTTGCCGCGCTCTTCCTGGCCGACGAACTCAACGACCTGCGGCGCGAACTGGCCGGGCGACAGGAACGGCTGGCGCTGGAGGCGGATGACGATGCGGCCGCCCGCGCGGTCGAGGCGCTGGCGCTCAGGATAGAAAAGCTGCGCGACGGGCTTGCCGCACCCGCCCCAAGCGCCTAG
- the aqpZ gene encoding aquaporin Z, translating to MVALSKRLFAETLGTFWLVFGGCGSAVLAAAFPDVGIGLLGVSLAFGLTVLTMAYSIGHISGCHLNPAVTIGLWAGGRFPVRDIAPYIVAQLVGAVLAAALLLFIASGQPDFALADNGLAVNGFGALSPGGYSLASGLAIELVLTFGFLSVILGATDSRAPAGFAPIAIGLALTLIHLISIPVTNTSVNPARSTGPALLVGGLALHQLWLFWLAPALGALAAGGVYRWLATEPLPPAVTGGDL from the coding sequence ATGGTTGCATTGAGCAAGAGGCTTTTCGCTGAGACATTGGGAACATTCTGGCTGGTGTTCGGCGGCTGCGGCAGCGCGGTGCTGGCCGCCGCCTTCCCGGATGTCGGCATCGGCCTGCTGGGCGTCAGCCTGGCGTTCGGGCTGACAGTCCTGACCATGGCCTATTCGATCGGCCATATTTCGGGTTGCCACCTCAATCCGGCGGTCACGATCGGCCTGTGGGCGGGCGGCCGCTTCCCGGTGCGCGACATCGCCCCCTATATCGTGGCACAACTGGTCGGCGCCGTGCTCGCGGCCGCGCTGCTGCTGTTCATCGCCAGCGGCCAGCCCGATTTCGCGCTTGCGGACAATGGGTTGGCGGTAAACGGCTTTGGCGCACTGTCGCCCGGCGGCTACAGCCTCGCTTCGGGTCTCGCGATCGAACTGGTGCTGACCTTCGGCTTCCTGTCGGTGATCCTGGGCGCGACCGACAGCCGTGCGCCGGCGGGCTTTGCGCCGATCGCCATCGGCCTGGCGCTGACGCTCATCCACCTCATCAGCATCCCCGTCACCAACACCTCGGTCAATCCGGCGCGCAGCACCGGCCCCGCCCTGCTGGTCGGCGGACTGGCGCTTCACCAGCTCTGGCTGTTCTGGCTCGCACCTGCCCTGGGCGCGCTCGCAGCGGGCGGCGTCTATCGCTGGCTCGCGACCGAACCACTGCCCCCGGCAGTAACGGGCGGCGATCTCTAG
- a CDS encoding dihydrolipoamide acetyltransferase family protein, which translates to MALFTFKLPDIGEGISEAEIVGWHVKVGDRVEEDQPIADMMTDKATVEMESPVAGTVVRLAGEAGDQVPIGSMLVEIEVEDAGDGTPDVVPPSEAVVEAAMARDGAVDTPPAKPVRPELVERPTFSSGQGAREEGTSFDRLSPNGVGEESVDKAEPILASPAVRMRAKELGVDLAQVRPTGDRIRHADLDAYLLYGSGQGYRPAGRSAKRADEVVKVIGMRRRIAENMAASKRHIPHFTYVEEIDVTALEALREQLNDGRGDRPKLTMLPLLIVALCKALPDFPMLNARYDDEAGVVTRHGSVHLGLATQTDAGLMVPVIRDAQDRNVWQLANEIRRLADAARSGKAKSEELSGSTLTLTSLGPLGGIATTPVINRPEVAIIGPNRVIERPVFKGKEIVAAKLMNLSISCDHRVVDGWDAASFVQAVRKLLEAPAFLFVD; encoded by the coding sequence ATGGCGCTGTTCACGTTCAAGCTGCCGGACATCGGCGAAGGCATTTCGGAAGCCGAGATCGTCGGCTGGCACGTCAAGGTCGGCGACCGGGTCGAGGAGGACCAGCCGATCGCCGACATGATGACCGACAAGGCGACGGTGGAGATGGAAAGCCCGGTGGCCGGCACGGTGGTGCGCCTGGCCGGCGAGGCAGGCGACCAGGTGCCGATCGGGTCGATGCTGGTGGAGATCGAGGTCGAGGATGCGGGCGATGGTACGCCTGATGTCGTTCCGCCGAGCGAAGCGGTCGTCGAGGCTGCAATGGCGAGAGATGGGGCGGTCGATACGCCGCCGGCAAAGCCCGTTCGCCCTGAGCTGGTCGAACGCCCGACCTTTTCTTCCGGGCAAGGCGCAAGAGAGGAAGGGACGAGCTTCGACAGGCTCAGCCCGAACGGGGTTGGGGAGGAGAGCGTGGACAAGGCCGAACCCATCCTCGCCTCCCCCGCCGTGCGTATGCGGGCGAAGGAACTGGGCGTCGACCTGGCGCAGGTGAGGCCGACTGGGGATCGCATCCGTCACGCGGACCTGGACGCGTATCTGCTCTATGGGTCCGGCCAGGGCTATCGTCCTGCCGGGCGCAGCGCGAAACGCGCGGACGAGGTGGTCAAGGTCATCGGGATGCGCCGGCGCATCGCGGAGAATATGGCGGCGTCCAAGCGGCATATTCCGCATTTCACCTATGTCGAGGAGATCGACGTCACCGCGCTGGAAGCGCTGCGCGAGCAGTTGAATGACGGGCGGGGGGACCGGCCCAAGCTGACCATGCTGCCGCTGCTGATCGTCGCCCTCTGCAAGGCGCTGCCCGACTTTCCCATGCTCAACGCCCGCTATGATGACGAGGCGGGCGTGGTGACGCGCCATGGTTCGGTGCATCTGGGGCTGGCGACGCAGACCGATGCGGGGCTGATGGTGCCGGTGATACGCGACGCGCAGGACCGCAATGTCTGGCAGCTTGCGAACGAGATCCGTCGCCTGGCGGACGCGGCGCGCAGCGGCAAGGCGAAGTCGGAGGAACTGAGCGGCTCCACCCTGACGCTGACGTCGCTTGGGCCTCTGGGCGGAATCGCCACGACGCCGGTCATCAACCGGCCGGAAGTGGCGATCATCGGTCCCAACCGGGTGATCGAGCGCCCGGTATTCAAGGGGAAGGAGATCGTCGCGGCGAAGCTGATGAACCTGTCGATCAGTTGCGACCATCGCGTGGTCGACGGCTGGGATGCGGCCAGCTTCGTCCAGGCGGTCAGGAAGCTGCTGGAAGCGCCCGCCTTCCTGTTCGTGGACTGA
- the tkt gene encoding transketolase, whose translation MTVSEKSLANAIRALSMDAVQAANSGHPGMPMGMADVATVLFGEYLKFDPTQPKWADRDRFVLSAGHGSMLIYSLLHLTGYARPTIQDIANFRQLHSPCAGHPENFELAGVEATTGPLGSGLATAVGMAIAERHLNAQFGDDLVDHRTWVIAGDGCLMEGINHEAIGLAGHLNLGRLIVLWDDNKITIDGAVDLSSSEDVLARYAATGWHVVSCDGHDVADVRRALAEAVADARPSIVACATKIGYGAPNKAGTSGVHGSALGEAEVAAAREFLGWTAEPFVIPDDIATAWKAIGAKGADARSAWEDRLASNEKGAEFSRRMAGELPADFSLTAYIDSLIANPQKVATRKASELALGAINDLLPETLGGSADLTGSNNTKTKSTGPLTKNDYSGRYVYYGIREFGMACAMNGMALHGGVIPYGGTFLVFSDYMRAGIRLAALQQQRVIHVLTHDSIGLGEDGPTHQPIEHVMSMRMIPNLDVYRPADIVETAECWELALKDATGPSVLALTRQNLPQLRTEKSENLSAKGAYRLVAATAERHVVLIATGSEVEIAVATAKALEEQGIGTDVVSMPSWAHFEAQPQSYKDELLPHHVLRVSIEAGTTFGWERYTGIAGLRFGIDSFGASAPAEALYDHFGLTAAKIAPQIAAALKA comes from the coding sequence ATGACCGTTTCCGAAAAGTCGCTCGCCAACGCCATCCGGGCGCTGTCCATGGACGCCGTGCAGGCCGCCAACAGCGGCCATCCGGGTATGCCGATGGGCATGGCCGACGTTGCCACGGTGCTGTTCGGCGAGTATCTGAAATTCGATCCGACCCAGCCGAAATGGGCGGACCGGGACCGTTTCGTCCTGTCGGCTGGTCATGGCTCCATGCTGATCTACTCGCTGCTGCACCTGACCGGCTATGCGCGGCCGACGATCCAGGACATCGCCAATTTCCGCCAGTTGCACAGCCCCTGCGCCGGCCACCCGGAGAATTTCGAGCTGGCGGGCGTGGAAGCGACCACCGGCCCGCTGGGATCGGGCCTGGCCACCGCCGTCGGCATGGCGATCGCGGAACGACACCTGAACGCGCAGTTCGGCGACGATCTGGTCGACCATCGCACCTGGGTGATCGCCGGCGACGGCTGCCTGATGGAAGGCATCAACCATGAGGCGATCGGCCTCGCGGGGCACCTGAACCTGGGTCGCCTGATCGTGCTGTGGGACGACAACAAGATCACCATCGACGGTGCGGTCGACCTGTCGAGCAGCGAGGACGTGCTGGCCCGCTATGCCGCCACCGGCTGGCATGTCGTGTCGTGCGACGGCCATGACGTCGCCGACGTGCGCCGCGCGCTGGCGGAAGCGGTCGCCGATGCGCGCCCCTCGATCGTCGCCTGCGCCACCAAGATCGGCTATGGCGCGCCGAACAAGGCCGGCACGTCGGGTGTCCACGGCTCCGCGCTGGGCGAGGCCGAAGTCGCCGCAGCCCGCGAGTTTCTGGGCTGGACCGCTGAACCCTTCGTCATCCCTGACGACATCGCCACGGCCTGGAAGGCGATCGGCGCAAAGGGGGCAGATGCTCGTTCCGCATGGGAGGATCGCCTTGCAAGCAACGAGAAGGGCGCGGAATTTTCTCGTCGCATGGCCGGCGAGCTGCCCGCCGACTTCTCGCTGACCGCCTATATCGACAGCCTGATCGCCAACCCGCAGAAGGTCGCGACCCGCAAGGCGAGCGAGCTGGCGCTGGGCGCGATCAACGACCTGCTGCCCGAAACGCTTGGCGGTTCGGCCGACCTTACCGGATCGAACAACACCAAGACCAAGTCGACCGGGCCGCTGACGAAGAACGATTATTCGGGCCGCTATGTCTATTATGGCATCCGCGAATTCGGCATGGCCTGCGCCATGAACGGCATGGCGCTGCATGGCGGCGTCATCCCCTATGGCGGCACCTTCCTGGTCTTTTCCGACTATATGCGTGCCGGCATCCGGCTTGCCGCGCTCCAGCAGCAGCGCGTGATCCATGTCCTGACCCATGACAGCATCGGCCTGGGTGAGGACGGCCCGACCCACCAGCCGATCGAGCATGTCATGTCGATGCGGATGATCCCGAATCTGGACGTCTATCGCCCGGCAGATATCGTCGAGACGGCGGAGTGCTGGGAACTGGCGCTGAAGGATGCGACCGGCCCGTCGGTGCTGGCGCTGACCCGCCAGAACCTGCCGCAGCTGCGCACCGAAAAGAGCGAGAACCTGTCGGCGAAGGGCGCCTATCGCCTGGTCGCGGCCACCGCCGAGCGGCATGTGGTGCTGATCGCCACCGGATCTGAAGTCGAGATCGCGGTCGCCACCGCCAAGGCGCTGGAAGAACAGGGCATCGGCACCGATGTCGTGTCGATGCCGAGCTGGGCGCATTTCGAGGCGCAGCCCCAGTCATACAAGGACGAGCTGCTGCCCCATCATGTGCTGCGCGTGTCGATCGAGGCGGGCACGACCTTTGGCTGGGAACGCTATACCGGGATCGCCGGCCTGCGCTTCGGCATCGACAGCTTCGGCGCGTCGGCCCCGGCGGAAGCGCTGTACGACCATTTCGGCCTGACCGCGGCCAAGATCGCGCCGCAGATCGCGGCCGCGCTGAAGGCCTGA
- a CDS encoding 3-methyl-2-oxobutanoate dehydrogenase (2-methylpropanoyl-transferring) subunit alpha, with product MSDPDGIAGTEGQAGRNLPRLRLHVPEPPARPGESADFTHFEIPAAGAQPRPDEAAQPADMRDMAYGLIRVLDEQGQAVGPWNPKLPPETLLRMLRAMALTRAFDARMFRAQRQGKTSFYMKSTGEEAVSIGAALALSRDDMCFPSYRQQGILIARDWPIVDMMNQIYSNKGDRLKGRQLPIMYSAREAGFFSISGNLTTQYPQAVGWAMASAAMGDTRIAATWCGEGSTAEGDFHSACTFASVYRAPVIMNVVNNQWAISSFSGFAGAESTTFAARAIGYGIAGLRVDGNDVLAVHAATRWAADRARSNAGPTLIEHFTYRVEGHSTSDDPTAYRSAEESSLWPLGDPIARLKQHVIGLGIWDEERHAAMDRELAEMVRDAAREAEKNGILGHGLHHPMESMFEDVFEEMPWHLKEQQQQMLDEWKAAGL from the coding sequence ATGAGCGATCCCGATGGAATCGCGGGCACTGAAGGGCAGGCGGGGCGCAACCTGCCGCGTCTGCGCCTGCATGTGCCCGAGCCGCCCGCGCGGCCCGGCGAGAGCGCGGACTTCACCCATTTCGAGATTCCGGCGGCCGGCGCGCAGCCGCGCCCGGACGAGGCGGCCCAGCCCGCCGACATGCGGGACATGGCCTATGGCCTGATCCGCGTGCTGGACGAGCAGGGGCAGGCGGTCGGCCCGTGGAACCCCAAGCTGCCACCCGAAACCCTGCTGAGGATGTTGCGCGCCATGGCGCTGACCCGCGCGTTCGATGCGCGGATGTTCCGGGCGCAGCGGCAGGGCAAGACCAGTTTCTACATGAAGTCGACCGGCGAGGAGGCGGTGTCGATCGGCGCGGCGCTGGCGCTGTCGCGCGACGACATGTGCTTTCCCAGCTATCGCCAGCAAGGCATATTGATCGCGCGCGACTGGCCCATCGTCGACATGATGAACCAGATTTATTCCAACAAGGGCGACAGGCTGAAGGGCCGCCAGCTGCCGATCATGTATTCGGCGCGGGAGGCGGGCTTCTTCTCCATCTCCGGCAACCTCACCACCCAATATCCGCAGGCGGTCGGCTGGGCGATGGCGAGCGCGGCGATGGGCGACACGCGCATCGCCGCGACCTGGTGCGGCGAGGGATCGACGGCGGAGGGCGACTTTCATTCGGCCTGCACCTTCGCCAGCGTCTATCGCGCGCCTGTTATCATGAATGTCGTTAATAATCAGTGGGCTATCAGTAGTTTTTCAGGTTTTGCTGGAGCCGAATCCACGACCTTCGCGGCGCGGGCGATCGGCTATGGCATTGCCGGCCTGCGGGTCGACGGCAATGACGTGCTGGCTGTCCATGCCGCGACGCGCTGGGCGGCCGACCGGGCGCGCTCCAACGCCGGGCCGACGCTGATCGAGCATTTCACCTATCGTGTCGAAGGGCACAGCACCTCCGACGATCCGACCGCCTATCGCTCGGCCGAGGAGAGCAGCCTCTGGCCGCTGGGCGATCCGATCGCGCGGCTGAAGCAGCATGTCATCGGCCTTGGCATCTGGGACGAGGAGCGCCACGCGGCGATGGACCGGGAACTGGCCGAAATGGTCCGCGACGCCGCGCGGGAGGCGGAGAAGAACGGCATATTGGGCCACGGCCTGCACCATCCGATGGAGAGCATGTTCGAGGATGTGTTCGAGGAGATGCCCTGGCACCTCAAGGAACAGCAGCAGCAGATGCTGGATGAATGGAAGGCGGCCGGGCTGTGA
- a CDS encoding AI-2E family transporter has translation MTPADQQEMNRRRDRLLASIALTSGIGLILALPFALRAGAEFFLPLAAALVIAIALVPLLEWMERRGLPSGLAALIAMVGFLLVANTALVLIVVPATDWFRILPERLPKIQANLAPLIDFYANLQRFVDETVQMLATGPVAAAQTAAVEAPRSLLQFAATSAPSAIIQMVFALLIIYFFLAGWTKLRRRTINSRGSFDGAMAVARVIQNVVDATSAYVITIATINLCLGLAVAVALWVIGMPSPLMWGGIVALLNFVPYFGPMLAAVLLALGGLMVFDDVWMALLPAALQVGFHLVEANVVTPLLLGRRLTMNPLLILVSLTFWGWVWGTPGALLAVPLLIILQTVVSAAGTPDIAGFLFEQGTLTVPRRKENDEKEETDVADG, from the coding sequence GTGACACCGGCGGACCAGCAGGAAATGAATCGGCGGCGCGACCGCCTGCTCGCGTCGATCGCGCTGACATCGGGAATCGGCCTGATCCTGGCGTTGCCCTTTGCCCTGCGCGCGGGCGCGGAATTTTTCCTGCCGCTGGCCGCCGCGCTGGTGATCGCGATCGCGCTGGTGCCGCTGCTCGAATGGATGGAGCGGCGCGGCCTGCCTTCGGGGCTGGCGGCGCTGATCGCGATGGTCGGTTTCCTGCTGGTCGCCAATACCGCGCTGGTGCTGATCGTCGTGCCGGCGACCGACTGGTTCCGCATCCTGCCGGAGCGCCTGCCCAAGATACAGGCGAACCTTGCCCCGCTGATCGACTTTTACGCCAATCTCCAGCGCTTCGTCGACGAAACCGTGCAGATGCTGGCCACCGGCCCGGTCGCGGCGGCGCAGACGGCGGCAGTGGAGGCGCCCCGGTCGCTGCTGCAATTCGCCGCCACATCGGCCCCATCGGCGATCATCCAGATGGTGTTCGCGCTGCTCATTATCTATTTCTTCCTTGCCGGCTGGACCAAGCTGCGGCGACGGACCATCAACAGCCGGGGCAGTTTCGACGGCGCGATGGCGGTGGCGCGTGTGATCCAGAATGTGGTCGACGCGACATCGGCCTATGTCATCACCATCGCCACCATCAACCTGTGCCTGGGGCTGGCGGTCGCGGTGGCGCTGTGGGTGATCGGAATGCCGTCGCCCCTGATGTGGGGCGGCATCGTCGCCTTGCTGAACTTCGTCCCCTATTTCGGGCCGATGCTGGCGGCGGTGCTGCTGGCGCTGGGCGGGCTGATGGTGTTCGACGATGTGTGGATGGCGCTGCTGCCCGCGGCGTTGCAGGTGGGTTTCCACCTGGTGGAGGCCAATGTCGTCACGCCGCTGCTGCTGGGCCGGCGGCTGACGATGAATCCGCTGCTGATTCTCGTGTCGCTGACCTTCTGGGGCTGGGTGTGGGGGACGCCCGGCGCGTTGCTGGCGGTGCCGCTGCTCATCATCCTCCAGACGGTGGTATCGGCGGCGGGAACGCCCGACATTGCGGGATTCCTGTTCGAACAGGGAACGTTGACGGTTCCACGCCGGAAAGAAAATGACGAGAAAGAGGAAACTGACGTTGCGGACGGTTGA